In Thermodesulfobacteriota bacterium, the following proteins share a genomic window:
- the aroQ gene encoding type II 3-dehydroquinate dehydratase translates to MKILVIHGPNLNLLGKREPEVYGTTNLDEINNLLQKEAKVLGIGIDFFQSNSEGDIVSKIQEGMGKLNGIVINPGAYTHTSIAIRDAITSTGIPTAEVHISNIFKREEFRQKSFISGVAIGVISGFGVDSYLLGLRGLVSHLKRKSE, encoded by the coding sequence ATGAAGATCCTGGTAATACACGGACCCAATCTCAACCTTCTCGGAAAACGAGAGCCGGAAGTATACGGCACGACAAACCTGGATGAAATCAACAACCTTCTCCAGAAAGAGGCAAAGGTATTGGGCATTGGTATTGATTTCTTCCAGTCAAACTCTGAGGGCGATATAGTAAGCAAAATTCAGGAAGGGATGGGAAAATTGAATGGAATAGTTATTAATCCAGGCGCTTATACCCATACCAGCATCGCCATTAGAGACGCCATTACCTCTACCGGCATACCCACAGCGGAGGTTCATATTTCAAACATTTTTAAACGAGAGGAGTTCAGACAGAAGTCTTTTATTTCCGGCGTGGCCATTGGGGTAATATCCGGATTCGGGGTGGATAGTTACCTGCTGGGATTGAGAGGGCTGGTGAGCCACCTGAAGAGGAAAAGCGAGTA